A stretch of Fusobacterium periodonticum ATCC 33693 DNA encodes these proteins:
- a CDS encoding acetyl-CoA hydrolase/transferase family protein, whose translation MKNWQEKYKTKICSPDEAIQKIKSAKRISFGHICSESTVLTEALVRNKQLFKKLEIDHLLSIGKCEYAKEENSEYFHHNALFIGPKTREAANSFYGDYTPIFFYQTAKIFGKDGDLAPDAMLLQVSPPDENGYCSYGLSCDYTKSATESAKIVIAQINKFVPRTLGNCFVHLDDIDYIILEDTPIPEIPAPVIGELEEKIGANCASLINDGDTLQLGIGAIPFAVLNFLKQKKDLGIHSEMVSDGIVDLIQAGVITNKKKNFNPNKVIATFLLGTKKLYDYADNNPAIELHPVDYVNNPMIIAQNDNMISINSAIQVDLMGQVNAEYINTKQFSGPGGQVDFVRGATMSNGGKSIIALPSTTADEKISKIVFTFEEGVPITTTRNDVDYIITEYGIAHLKGKTLRERAKLLIEIAHPKFREDLRKKAIEKFKIL comes from the coding sequence ATGAAAAATTGGCAAGAAAAATATAAAACAAAAATATGTAGTCCTGATGAGGCTATCCAAAAAATAAAATCTGCTAAAAGAATTAGTTTTGGGCACATATGTTCAGAGTCAACTGTTTTGACAGAAGCTTTAGTTAGAAACAAACAATTATTTAAAAAACTAGAGATTGATCATTTACTATCAATTGGTAAATGTGAATATGCTAAGGAAGAAAATTCTGAATATTTTCATCATAATGCATTGTTTATAGGTCCTAAAACAAGAGAAGCTGCTAATAGCTTTTATGGAGACTACACTCCTATTTTTTTCTATCAAACAGCTAAGATATTTGGAAAAGATGGAGATCTAGCTCCTGATGCTATGTTACTTCAAGTTTCACCACCAGATGAAAATGGTTATTGTAGTTACGGACTTTCTTGTGACTACACTAAGTCTGCTACTGAAAGTGCAAAAATTGTTATTGCACAAATAAATAAATTTGTACCTAGAACTTTAGGGAACTGTTTTGTTCACCTAGATGACATTGACTATATAATTCTAGAAGATACTCCTATCCCAGAAATTCCAGCTCCAGTGATAGGAGAATTAGAAGAAAAAATAGGTGCGAATTGTGCAAGTTTGATAAATGATGGAGATACTTTACAATTAGGTATTGGAGCTATTCCTTTTGCTGTTTTAAACTTTCTTAAACAAAAAAAAGATTTAGGTATACATTCTGAAATGGTTTCAGATGGAATAGTAGATTTAATTCAAGCAGGTGTTATAACAAATAAAAAGAAAAATTTTAATCCTAATAAAGTTATAGCTACATTTTTACTTGGAACAAAAAAACTATATGACTATGCTGATAATAATCCTGCTATAGAATTACATCCTGTAGACTATGTAAATAACCCTATGATCATAGCTCAAAATGATAACATGATTTCTATTAACTCAGCAATACAAGTTGACTTAATGGGACAGGTTAATGCTGAGTACATAAATACGAAACAATTTAGTGGTCCTGGAGGTCAAGTTGATTTTGTTAGAGGAGCTACTATGTCCAATGGTGGTAAATCTATAATTGCTTTACCTTCAACAACAGCTGATGAGAAAATTTCAAAAATTGTTTTTACTTTTGAAGAAGGAGTTCCTATTACAACTACTAGAAATGATGTTGATTATATAATTACAGAATACGGCATAGCCCATTTAAAAGGAAAAACTTTAAGAGAAAGAGCAAAACTTTTAATAGAGATAGCTCATCCTAAATTTAGAGAAGATTTAAGAAAGAAAGCTATAGAAAAATTTAAAATATTATAA
- a CDS encoding OmpA family protein, with translation MKNRKIIASCMLALSLVGCTGFEAGNGGYTTGGAAGGAAVGALAGQIIGKDTKGTLIGAAVGSLLGMGWGAYKDNQARELKAALKGTQAEVRNDGNALVVNLPGGVTFASDSANISSGFYSALNGVAQTLVKYPETRIQVNGYTDSTGGDAHNLDLSQRRANAVAQYFIAQGVSSNRIVANGFGSSNPIASNATPEGRQANRRVEVRILPAQ, from the coding sequence ATGAAAAACAGAAAAATAATAGCAAGTTGTATGCTAGCTTTATCTCTAGTTGGATGTACTGGTTTTGAAGCTGGTAACGGAGGCTACACTACTGGAGGAGCAGCAGGAGGAGCAGCTGTTGGTGCTTTAGCTGGACAAATAATAGGAAAAGATACAAAAGGAACTCTTATAGGAGCAGCTGTAGGATCACTACTTGGAATGGGTTGGGGAGCTTATAAAGACAATCAAGCAAGAGAGTTAAAAGCTGCACTTAAAGGAACTCAAGCTGAAGTTAGAAATGATGGAAATGCTCTAGTTGTTAACCTACCAGGAGGAGTAACTTTTGCAAGTGATAGTGCAAATATATCATCTGGTTTCTATTCTGCATTAAATGGAGTAGCTCAAACTTTAGTAAAATATCCTGAAACAAGAATACAAGTAAATGGATACACTGATAGTACAGGTGGAGATGCTCATAATCTAGATTTATCTCAAAGAAGAGCAAATGCTGTAGCTCAATACTTTATAGCACAAGGTGTTTCTTCTAACAGAATAGTTGCTAATGGATTTGGAAGTTCAAATCCTATAGCTTCTAATGCAACTCCAGAAGGAAGACAAGCAAACAGAAGAGTTGAAGTAAGAATACTTCCAGCTCAATAA
- a CDS encoding N-glycosylase/DNA lyase, giving the protein MKKNEYFKEIEKIYKEIKVDIKKRLEEFKNTWEKGSNKDIHLELSFCILTPQSKALNAWQAITNLKRDDLIFKGTAEDLVEFLNIVRFKNNKAKYLVELREQMTKKGKIITKDFFNSLPTVYEKRDWIVKNIKGMSYKEAGHFLRNVGFGADVAILDRHILKNLVKLEVIDELPKTLSPKLYLEIEEKMRKYCEFVKIPMDEMDLLLWYKEAGVIFK; this is encoded by the coding sequence ATGAAAAAAAACGAATATTTTAAAGAAATTGAAAAAATCTATAAAGAAATAAAAGTTGATATAAAAAAAAGATTAGAAGAATTTAAGAATACTTGGGAGAAAGGTTCTAACAAAGATATACATTTAGAACTATCTTTTTGTATACTAACACCTCAATCTAAGGCATTGAATGCTTGGCAAGCTATAACAAATCTTAAGAGAGATGATTTAATTTTTAAAGGGACTGCAGAAGATCTTGTAGAATTTTTAAATATAGTGAGATTTAAAAACAATAAGGCTAAGTATCTTGTGGAATTAAGGGAACAAATGACAAAAAAAGGAAAGATAATAACTAAAGATTTTTTTAATTCACTTCCAACTGTATATGAAAAAAGAGATTGGATAGTAAAAAATATCAAAGGTATGTCATATAAAGAGGCAGGGCACTTTTTGAGAAATGTAGGTTTTGGAGCAGATGTTGCTATACTTGATAGACATATTTTAAAAAATTTAGTTAAATTAGAGGTTATAGATGAGCTTCCAAAAACTTTAAGTCCTAAACTATATTTAGAAATAGAAGAAAAAATGAGAAAATATTGTGAATTTGTTAAGATTCCTATGGATGAAATGGATCTGTTACTTTGGTATAAAGAGGCAGGAGTAATATTTAAATGA